In Ovis canadensis isolate MfBH-ARS-UI-01 breed Bighorn chromosome 11, ARS-UI_OviCan_v2, whole genome shotgun sequence, one genomic interval encodes:
- the LOC138414715 gene encoding keratin, high-sulfur matrix protein, IIIA3, giving the protein MTGSCCGPTFSSLSCGGGCLQPRYYRDPCCCRPVSCQTTVSRPVTFVSRCTRPICEPCRRPVCCDPCSLQEGCCRPITCCPTSCQAVVCRPCCWATTCCQPVSVQSPCCRPTSCQPAPCRTTCRTFRTSPCC; this is encoded by the coding sequence ATGACCGGCTCCTGCTGCGgccccaccttctcctccctcaGCTGTGGCGGAGGCTGCCTCCAGCCCCGCTACTACCGTGACCCCTGCTGCTGCCGCCCAGTATCCTGCCAGACCACCGTGAGCCGCCCTGTGACCTTCGTGTCCCGCTGCACGCGCCCCATCTGCGAGCCCTGCCGCCGCCCGGTCTGCTGCGACCCCTGCAGCCTGCAGGAGGGCTGCTGCCGCCCCATCACCTGCTGCCCCACGTCGTGCCAGGCCGTGGTCTGCCGCCCCTGCTGCTGGGCCACCACGTGCTGCCAGCCCGTCTCTGTGCAGTCCCCATGCTGCCGCCCCACCAGCTGCCAGCCTGCCCCCTGCCGCACCACCTGCCGCACCTTCAGGACCTCCCCCTGCTGCTGA
- the LOC138414716 gene encoding keratin-associated protein 4-7-like isoform X2 translates to MVSSCCGSVCSDQSCGRSLCQETCYRPSCCQTTCCRTTCYRPSCGVSSCCRPVCCQPTCCQPTCPRPTCCISSCYRPSCCVSSCGSSCYRPTCCISSCCRPQCCQSVCCQPSCPRISSCCRPSCYSSSCCRPSCCLRPVCGRVSCHTTCYRPTCVISTCPRPVCCPSSCC, encoded by the exons ATGGTCAGCTCCTGTTGTGGCTCCGTCTGCTCTGACCAGAGCTGTGGCCGAAGTCTCTGCCAGGAGACCTGCTACCGCCCCAGCTGCTGCCAGACCACCTGCTGCAGAACCACCTGCTACCGCCCCAGCTGTGGTGTGTCCAGCTGCTGCCGCCCCGTCTGCTGCCAACCCAC GtgctgccagcccacctgccctcgCCCCACCTGCTGCATCTCTAGCTGCTACCGCCCCTCCTGCTGTGTTTCCAGCTGTGGTTCCAGCTGCTACAGGCCTACCTGCTGCATCTCCAGCTGCTGCAGGCCCCAGTGCTGCCAGTCTGTGTGCTGCCAGCCCAGCTGCCCCCGCATCTCCAGCTGCTGCCGCCCCTCTTGCTATAGCTCCAGCTGCTGCCGCCCGAGCTGCTGCCTGCGCCCAGTGTGTGGCCGGGTCTCCTGCCACACCACTTGCTATCGCCCCACCTGTGTCATCTCCACCTGCCCCCGCCCTGTGTGCTGTCCCTCCTCTTGCTGCTGA
- the LOC138414716 gene encoding keratin-associated protein 4-7-like isoform X1 — protein MVSSCCGSVCSDQSCGRSLCQETCYRPSCCQTTCCRTTCYRPSCGVSSCCRPVCCQPTCPRPTCCISSCSRPSCCVSSCGSSCYRPTSCISSCCRPQCCQPTCPRPTCCISSCYRPSCCVSSCGSSCYRPTCCISSCCRPQCCQSVCCQPSCPRISSCCRPSCYSSSCCRPSCCLRPVCGRVSCHTTCYRPTCVISTCPRPVCCPSSCC, from the coding sequence ATGGTCAGCTCCTGTTGTGGCTCCGTCTGCTCTGACCAGAGCTGTGGCCGAAGTCTCTGCCAGGAGACCTGCTACCGCCCCAGCTGCTGCCAGACCACCTGCTGCAGAACCACCTGCTACCGCCCCAGCTGTGGTGTGTCCAGCTGCTGCCGCCCCGTCTGCTGCCAACCCACCTGCCCTCGCCCCACCTGCTGCATCTCTAGCTGCTCCCGCCCCTCCTGCTGTGTTTCCAGCTGTGGGTCCAGCTGCTACAGGCCGACCAGCTGCATCTCCAGCTGCTGCAGGCCCCAGtgctgccagcccacctgccctcgCCCCACCTGCTGCATCTCTAGCTGCTACCGCCCCTCCTGCTGTGTTTCCAGCTGTGGTTCCAGCTGCTACAGGCCTACCTGCTGCATCTCCAGCTGCTGCAGGCCCCAGTGCTGCCAGTCTGTGTGCTGCCAGCCCAGCTGCCCCCGCATCTCCAGCTGCTGCCGCCCCTCTTGCTATAGCTCCAGCTGCTGCCGCCCGAGCTGCTGCCTGCGCCCAGTGTGTGGCCGGGTCTCCTGCCACACCACTTGCTATCGCCCCACCTGTGTCATCTCCACCTGCCCCCGCCCTGTGTGCTGTCCCTCCTCTTGCTGCTGA
- the LOC138414717 gene encoding keratin-associated protein 4-7-like isoform X3, translating to MVSSCCGSVCSDQSCGRSLCQETCYRPSCCQTTCCRTTCYRPSCGVSSCCRPVCCQPTCARPTCCRPQCCQPTCPRPTCCISSCYRPSCCGSSCGSSCCRPTCRISSCRPRCCQSVCCQPSCPRISSCCRPSCYSSSCCRPSCCLRPVCDRVSCHTTCYRPTCVISTCPRPVCCPSSCC from the exons ATGGTCAGCTCCTGTTGTGGCTCCGTCTGCTCTGACCAGAGCTGTGGCCGAAGTCTCTGCCAGGAGACCTGCTACCGCCCCAGCTGCTGCCAGACCACCTGCTGCAGGACCACCTGCTACCGCCCCAGCTGTGGTGTGTCCAGCTGCTGCCGCCCCGTCTGCTGCCAGCCCACCTGCGCTCGCCCCAC CTGCTGCAGGCCCCAGtgctgccagcccacctgccctcgCCCCACCTGCTGCATCTCTAGCTGCTACCGCCCCTCCTGCTGTGGGTCCAGCTGTGGCTCCAGCTGCTGCAGGCCTACATGCCGCATCTCCAGCTGTAGGCCCCGGTGTTGCCAGTCTGTGTGCTGCCAGCCCAGCTGCCCCCGCATCTCCAGCTGCTGCCGCCCCTCTTGCTATAGCTCCAGCTGCTGCCGCCCAAGCTGCTGCCTGCGCCCAGTGTGTGACCGGGTCTCCTGCCACACCACTTGCTATCGCCCCACCTGTGTCATCTCCACTTGCCCCCGCCCCGTGTGCTGTCCCTCCTCTTGCTGCTGA
- the LOC138414717 gene encoding keratin-associated protein 4-7-like isoform X2 — translation MVSSCCGSVCSDQSCGRSLCQETCYRPSCCQTTCCRTTCYRPSCGVSSCCRPVCCQPTCARPTCCRPTSCISSCCRPQCCQPTCPRPTCCISSCYRPSCCGSSCGSSCCRPTCRISSCRPRCCQSVCCQPSCPRISSCCRPSCYSSSCCRPSCCLRPVCDRVSCHTTCYRPTCVISTCPRPVCCPSSCC, via the exons ATGGTCAGCTCCTGTTGTGGCTCCGTCTGCTCTGACCAGAGCTGTGGCCGAAGTCTCTGCCAGGAGACCTGCTACCGCCCCAGCTGCTGCCAGACCACCTGCTGCAGGACCACCTGCTACCGCCCCAGCTGTGGTGTGTCCAGCTGCTGCCGCCCCGTCTGCTGCCAGCCCACCTGCGCTCGCCCCACCTGCTGC AGGCCGACCAGCTGCATCTCCAGCTGCTGCAGGCCCCAGtgctgccagcccacctgccctcgCCCCACCTGCTGCATCTCTAGCTGCTACCGCCCCTCCTGCTGTGGGTCCAGCTGTGGCTCCAGCTGCTGCAGGCCTACATGCCGCATCTCCAGCTGTAGGCCCCGGTGTTGCCAGTCTGTGTGCTGCCAGCCCAGCTGCCCCCGCATCTCCAGCTGCTGCCGCCCCTCTTGCTATAGCTCCAGCTGCTGCCGCCCAAGCTGCTGCCTGCGCCCAGTGTGTGACCGGGTCTCCTGCCACACCACTTGCTATCGCCCCACCTGTGTCATCTCCACTTGCCCCCGCCCCGTGTGCTGTCCCTCCTCTTGCTGCTGA
- the LOC138414717 gene encoding keratin-associated protein 4-7-like isoform X1 produces the protein MVSSCCGSVCSDQSCGRSLCQETCYRPSCCQTTCCRTTCYRPSCGVSSCCRPVCCQPTCARPTCCISSCYCPSCCRSSCGSSCYRPTSCISSCCRPQCCQPTCPRPTCCISSCYRPSCCGSSCGSSCCRPTCRISSCRPRCCQSVCCQPSCPRISSCCRPSCYSSSCCRPSCCLRPVCDRVSCHTTCYRPTCVISTCPRPVCCPSSCC, from the coding sequence ATGGTCAGCTCCTGTTGTGGCTCCGTCTGCTCTGACCAGAGCTGTGGCCGAAGTCTCTGCCAGGAGACCTGCTACCGCCCCAGCTGCTGCCAGACCACCTGCTGCAGGACCACCTGCTACCGCCCCAGCTGTGGTGTGTCCAGCTGCTGCCGCCCCGTCTGCTGCCAGCCCACCTGCGCTCGCCCCACCTGCTGCATCTCTAGCTGCTACTGCCCCTCCTGCTGTCGGTCCAGCTGTGGCTCCAGCTGCTACAGGCCGACCAGCTGCATCTCCAGCTGCTGCAGGCCCCAGtgctgccagcccacctgccctcgCCCCACCTGCTGCATCTCTAGCTGCTACCGCCCCTCCTGCTGTGGGTCCAGCTGTGGCTCCAGCTGCTGCAGGCCTACATGCCGCATCTCCAGCTGTAGGCCCCGGTGTTGCCAGTCTGTGTGCTGCCAGCCCAGCTGCCCCCGCATCTCCAGCTGCTGCCGCCCCTCTTGCTATAGCTCCAGCTGCTGCCGCCCAAGCTGCTGCCTGCGCCCAGTGTGTGACCGGGTCTCCTGCCACACCACTTGCTATCGCCCCACCTGTGTCATCTCCACTTGCCCCCGCCCCGTGTGCTGTCCCTCCTCTTGCTGCTGA
- the LOC138414718 gene encoding keratin-associated protein 4-9-like isoform X6: protein MVSSCCGSVCSDQSCGRSLCQETCCRPSCCQTTCCRTTCYRPSCGVSSCCRPVCCQPTCARPTCCISSCYRPSCCRPQCCQPVCCQPTCPRPTCCISSCYRPSSCGSSCGSSCCRPTCCISSCRPQCCQSVCCQPSCPRISSCCRPSCYSSSCCRPRCCLRPVCGRVSCHTTCYRPTCVISTCPRPVCCPSSCC from the exons ATGGTCAGCTCCTGTTGTGGCTCCGTCTGCTCTGACCAGAGCTGTGGCCGAAGTCTCTGCCAGGAGACCTGCTGCCGCCCCAGCTGCTGCCAGACCACCTGCTGCAGGACCACCTGCTACCGCCCCAGCTGTGGTGTGTCCAGCTGCTGCCGCCCCGTCTGCTGCCAGCCCACCTGCGCTCGCCCCACCTGCTGCATCTCTAGCTGCTACCGCCCCTCCTGCTGTCG GCCCCAGTGCTGCCAGCCTGTGtgctgccagcccacctgccctcgCCCCACCTGCTGCATCTCTAGCTGCTACCGCCCCTCCAGCTGTGGGTCCAGCTGTGGCTCCAGCTGCTGCAGGCCTACATGCTGCATCTCCAGCTGCAGGCCCCAGTGCTGCCAGTCTGTGTGCTGCCAGCCCAGCTGCCCCCGCATCTCCAGCTGCTGCCGCCCCTCTTGCTATAGCTCCAGCTGCTGCCGCCCACGCTGCTGCCTGCGCCCAGTGTGTGGCCGGGTCTCCTGCCACACCACTTGCTATCGCCCCACCTGTGTCATCTCCACCTGCCCCCGCCCCGTGTGCTGTCCCTCCTCTTGCTGCTGA
- the LOC138414718 gene encoding keratin-associated protein 4-8-like isoform X7, producing MVSSCCGSVCSDQSCGRSLCQETCCRPSCCQTTCCRTTCYRPSCGVSSCCRPCCQPVCCQPTCPRPTCCISSCYRPSSCGSSCGSSCCRPTCCISSCRPQCCQSVCCQPSCPRISSCCRPSCYSSSCCRPRCCLRPVCGRVSCHTTCYRPTCVISTCPRPVCCPSSCC from the exons ATGGTCAGCTCCTGTTGTGGCTCCGTCTGCTCTGACCAGAGCTGTGGCCGAAGTCTCTGCCAGGAGACCTGCTGCCGCCCCAGCTGCTGCCAGACCACCTGCTGCAGGACCACCTGCTACCGCCCCAGCTGTGGTGTGTCCAGCTGCTGCCGCCCC TGCTGCCAGCCTGTGtgctgccagcccacctgccctcgCCCCACCTGCTGCATCTCTAGCTGCTACCGCCCCTCCAGCTGTGGGTCCAGCTGTGGCTCCAGCTGCTGCAGGCCTACATGCTGCATCTCCAGCTGCAGGCCCCAGTGCTGCCAGTCTGTGTGCTGCCAGCCCAGCTGCCCCCGCATCTCCAGCTGCTGCCGCCCCTCTTGCTATAGCTCCAGCTGCTGCCGCCCACGCTGCTGCCTGCGCCCAGTGTGTGGCCGGGTCTCCTGCCACACCACTTGCTATCGCCCCACCTGTGTCATCTCCACCTGCCCCCGCCCCGTGTGCTGTCCCTCCTCTTGCTGCTGA
- the LOC138414718 gene encoding keratin-associated protein 4-8-like isoform X3 → MVSSCCGSVCSDQSCGRSLCQETCCRPSCCQTTCCRTTCYRPSCGVSSCCRPVCCQPTCARPTCCISSCYRPSCCRSSCGSSCYRPTSCISSCCRPQCCQPQCCQPVCCQPTCPRPTCCISSCYRPSSCGSSCGSSCCRPTCCISSCRPQCCQSVCCQPSCPRISSCCRPSCYSSSCCRPRCCLRPVCGRVSCHTTCYRPTCVISTCPRPVCCPSSCC, encoded by the exons ATGGTCAGCTCCTGTTGTGGCTCCGTCTGCTCTGACCAGAGCTGTGGCCGAAGTCTCTGCCAGGAGACCTGCTGCCGCCCCAGCTGCTGCCAGACCACCTGCTGCAGGACCACCTGCTACCGCCCCAGCTGTGGTGTGTCCAGCTGCTGCCGCCCCGTCTGCTGCCAGCCCACCTGCGCTCGCCCCACCTGCTGCATCTCTAGCTGCTACCGCCCCTCCTGCTGTCGGTCCAGCTGTGGCTCCAGCTGCTACAGGCCTACCAGCTGCATCTCCAGCTGCTGCAGGCCCCAGtgctgcca GCCCCAGTGCTGCCAGCCTGTGtgctgccagcccacctgccctcgCCCCACCTGCTGCATCTCTAGCTGCTACCGCCCCTCCAGCTGTGGGTCCAGCTGTGGCTCCAGCTGCTGCAGGCCTACATGCTGCATCTCCAGCTGCAGGCCCCAGTGCTGCCAGTCTGTGTGCTGCCAGCCCAGCTGCCCCCGCATCTCCAGCTGCTGCCGCCCCTCTTGCTATAGCTCCAGCTGCTGCCGCCCACGCTGCTGCCTGCGCCCAGTGTGTGGCCGGGTCTCCTGCCACACCACTTGCTATCGCCCCACCTGTGTCATCTCCACCTGCCCCCGCCCCGTGTGCTGTCCCTCCTCTTGCTGCTGA
- the LOC138414718 gene encoding keratin-associated protein 4-7-like isoform X2, whose translation MVSSCCGSVCSDQSCGRSLCQETCCRPSCCQTTCCRTTCYRPSCGVSSCCRPVCCQPTCARPTCCRPQCCQPTCPRPTCCISSCSRPSCCVSSCGSSCYRPTGCMSSCRPQCCQPVCCQPTCPRPTCCISSCYRPSSCGSSCGSSCCRPTCCISSCRPQCCQSVCCQPSCPRISSCCRPSCYSSSCCRPRCCLRPVCGRVSCHTTCYRPTCVISTCPRPVCCPSSCC comes from the exons ATGGTCAGCTCCTGTTGTGGCTCCGTCTGCTCTGACCAGAGCTGTGGCCGAAGTCTCTGCCAGGAGACCTGCTGCCGCCCCAGCTGCTGCCAGACCACCTGCTGCAGGACCACCTGCTACCGCCCCAGCTGTGGTGTGTCCAGCTGCTGCCGCCCCGTCTGCTGCCAGCCCACCTGCGCTCGCCCCAC CTGCTGCAGGCCCCAGtgctgccagcccacctgccctcgCCCCACCTGCTGCATCTCTAGCTGCTCCCGCCCCTCCTGCTGTGTTTCCAGCTGTGGTTCCAGCTGCTACAGGCCTACCGGCTGCATGTCCAGCTGCAGGCCCCAGTGCTGCCAGCCTGTGtgctgccagcccacctgccctcgCCCCACCTGCTGCATCTCTAGCTGCTACCGCCCCTCCAGCTGTGGGTCCAGCTGTGGCTCCAGCTGCTGCAGGCCTACATGCTGCATCTCCAGCTGCAGGCCCCAGTGCTGCCAGTCTGTGTGCTGCCAGCCCAGCTGCCCCCGCATCTCCAGCTGCTGCCGCCCCTCTTGCTATAGCTCCAGCTGCTGCCGCCCACGCTGCTGCCTGCGCCCAGTGTGTGGCCGGGTCTCCTGCCACACCACTTGCTATCGCCCCACCTGTGTCATCTCCACCTGCCCCCGCCCCGTGTGCTGTCCCTCCTCTTGCTGCTGA
- the LOC138414718 gene encoding keratin-associated protein 4-11-like isoform X4: MVSSCCGSVCSDQSCGRSLCQETCCRPSCCQTTCCRTTCYRPSCGVSSCCRPVCCQPQCCQPTCPRPTCCISSCSRPSCCVSSCGSSCYRPTGCMSSCRPQCCQPVCCQPTCPRPTCCISSCYRPSSCGSSCGSSCCRPTCCISSCRPQCCQSVCCQPSCPRISSCCRPSCYSSSCCRPRCCLRPVCGRVSCHTTCYRPTCVISTCPRPVCCPSSCC; the protein is encoded by the exons ATGGTCAGCTCCTGTTGTGGCTCCGTCTGCTCTGACCAGAGCTGTGGCCGAAGTCTCTGCCAGGAGACCTGCTGCCGCCCCAGCTGCTGCCAGACCACCTGCTGCAGGACCACCTGCTACCGCCCCAGCTGTGGTGTGTCCAGCTGCTGCCGCCCCGTCTGCTGCCA GCCCCAGtgctgccagcccacctgccctcgCCCCACCTGCTGCATCTCTAGCTGCTCCCGCCCCTCCTGCTGTGTTTCCAGCTGTGGTTCCAGCTGCTACAGGCCTACCGGCTGCATGTCCAGCTGCAGGCCCCAGTGCTGCCAGCCTGTGtgctgccagcccacctgccctcgCCCCACCTGCTGCATCTCTAGCTGCTACCGCCCCTCCAGCTGTGGGTCCAGCTGTGGCTCCAGCTGCTGCAGGCCTACATGCTGCATCTCCAGCTGCAGGCCCCAGTGCTGCCAGTCTGTGTGCTGCCAGCCCAGCTGCCCCCGCATCTCCAGCTGCTGCCGCCCCTCTTGCTATAGCTCCAGCTGCTGCCGCCCACGCTGCTGCCTGCGCCCAGTGTGTGGCCGGGTCTCCTGCCACACCACTTGCTATCGCCCCACCTGTGTCATCTCCACCTGCCCCCGCCCCGTGTGCTGTCCCTCCTCTTGCTGCTGA
- the LOC138414718 gene encoding keratin-associated protein 4-7-like isoform X1, producing the protein MVSSCCGSVCSDQSCGRSLCQETCCRPSCCQTTCCRTTCYRPSCGVSSCCRPVCCQPTCARPTCCISSCYRPSCCRSSCGSSCYRPTSCISSCCRPQCCQPTCPRPTCCISSCSRPSCCVSSCGSSCYRPTGCMSSCRPQCCQPVCCQPTCPRPTCCISSCYRPSSCGSSCGSSCCRPTCCISSCRPHCCRPRCCLRPVCGRVSCHTTCYRPTCVISTCPRPVCCPSSCC; encoded by the exons ATGGTCAGCTCCTGTTGTGGCTCCGTCTGCTCTGACCAGAGCTGTGGCCGAAGTCTCTGCCAGGAGACCTGCTGCCGCCCCAGCTGCTGCCAGACCACCTGCTGCAGGACCACCTGCTACCGCCCCAGCTGTGGTGTGTCCAGCTGCTGCCGCCCCGTCTGCTGCCAGCCCACCTGCGCTCGCCCCACCTGCTGCATCTCTAGCTGCTACCGCCCCTCCTGCTGTCGGTCCAGCTGTGGCTCCAGCTGCTACAGGCCTACCAGCTGCATCTCCAGCTGCTGCAGGCCCCAGtgctgccagcccacctgccctcgCCCCACCTGCTGCATCTCTAGCTGCTCCCGCCCCTCCTGCTGTGTTTCCAGCTGTGGTTCCAGCTGCTACAGGCCTACCGGCTGCATGTCCAGCTGCAGGCCCCAGTGCTGCCAGCCTGTGtgctgccagcccacctgccctcgCCCCACCTGCTGCATCTCTAGCTGCTACCGCCCCTCCAGCTGTGGGTCCAGCTGTGGCTCCAGCTGCTGCAGGCCTACATGCTGCATCTCCAGCTGCAGGCCCCA CTGCTGCCGCCCACGCTGCTGCCTGCGCCCAGTGTGTGGCCGGGTCTCCTGCCACACCACTTGCTATCGCCCCACCTGTGTCATCTCCACCTGCCCCCGCCCCGTGTGCTGTCCCTCCTCTTGCTGCTGA
- the LOC138414718 gene encoding keratin-associated protein 4-7-like isoform X5 — translation MVSSCCGSVCSDQSCGRSLCQETCCRPSCCQTTCCRTTCYRPSCGVSSCCRPVCCQPTCARPTCCISSCYRPSCCRSSCGSSCYRPTSCISSCCRPQCCQPTCPRPTCCISSCSRPSCCVSSCGSSCYRPTGCMSSCRPQCCQPVCCQPTCPRPTCCISSCYRPSSCGSSCCRPRCCLRPVCGRVSCHTTCYRPTCVISTCPRPVCCPSSCC, via the exons ATGGTCAGCTCCTGTTGTGGCTCCGTCTGCTCTGACCAGAGCTGTGGCCGAAGTCTCTGCCAGGAGACCTGCTGCCGCCCCAGCTGCTGCCAGACCACCTGCTGCAGGACCACCTGCTACCGCCCCAGCTGTGGTGTGTCCAGCTGCTGCCGCCCCGTCTGCTGCCAGCCCACCTGCGCTCGCCCCACCTGCTGCATCTCTAGCTGCTACCGCCCCTCCTGCTGTCGGTCCAGCTGTGGCTCCAGCTGCTACAGGCCTACCAGCTGCATCTCCAGCTGCTGCAGGCCCCAGtgctgccagcccacctgccctcgCCCCACCTGCTGCATCTCTAGCTGCTCCCGCCCCTCCTGCTGTGTTTCCAGCTGTGGTTCCAGCTGCTACAGGCCTACCGGCTGCATGTCCAGCTGCAGGCCCCAGTGCTGCCAGCCTGTGtgctgccagcccacctgccctcgCCCCACCTGCTGCATCTCTAGCTGCTACCGCCCCTCCAGCTGTGG CTCCAGCTGCTGCCGCCCACGCTGCTGCCTGCGCCCAGTGTGTGGCCGGGTCTCCTGCCACACCACTTGCTATCGCCCCACCTGTGTCATCTCCACCTGCCCCCGCCCCGTGTGCTGTCCCTCCTCTTGCTGCTGA